A window of Desulfuromonas soudanensis genomic DNA:
TGGTGGAACTGGAACGCCGGACCAAGGCCAGGGGAGAGGCCATGCGGCGGAACGCCGAACGGGACAGAATCGCCACAACGGTGGCTTCACTCAGCGAGACCCTGGGGGCGCGAGATCCCGCTACACGGGATCATTCTCGGCGCGTTGCGGAATTGGCCAGCGGCTTTGCCCGTTTTCTGGACCTCTCTCAGGAGGAGATCCGGGACCTCTACCTGGCGGGGATCCTCCACGATATCTGCAAAATCGGCATCCGTGATGATGTGCTGCTCAAACCATCGGCCCTCAACCCCGAGGAACTGAAAAAAGTTATGGAACATCCCCGGATCGCCGAAAAAATTCTGGCTCCCGTCGGCTTCTCGACGGTGATCAGCTATGTCGGGGTCCACCATGAAAATTGGGACGGCTCAGGGTATCCCGAGGGACTATACGGGGAAGCCATCCCGCTGCCCGGACGTATTCTGGCGATCGCCGACACCTATGATACCCTGCGCTACAATCGTCCCTATCACCAGGGACTCGCGCAGAACGGGCGTATCATGGAAATCATGTGGGGAATGGCCGGGATCAAGCTGGATGGAGAGGTGCTGAAACGGTTCTGGGAATTTATGGACAGGACATACCCTTTGGAGAAAAGCTGATTTGCCTGCGCCCGCAGAGGCGCCTGGGAAATCCGGGATTGCCGCTGCTCTCGCCCAACGAAAGCCGTCGAGCATCGGCTGCAAGATAATCTGCAGGATAGTCTGCAGTCCGTGTGGAAAAGTCGACAAAAGAGGCCCCGCAGTGGCCAGGAACTCAGTTCAAAGGGCTCGATTACACGCTTCTTAGCTGTTGGCATCATCCGTGCTCTGTAAAAAGGAACCCCAATCAAGAAAGGAGATTCTGCAATGAAAGATTTAACTATGGTTACCTGGATTAAGAGGGGACTCTTTGTCAAGTCCTCCCTCTTAGCCCTGCTGCTTTTCGGAATAGTCGCACTGAATCCGGCGACGCATTTTGCTCAGGACGTGGCGCACAAAATCTGCCAGGCGGCCCACCCGCAGGATGAACCTTGCTGGCACACATGATGTTTCCATGGTCGAGGCCGGTTGTCGGTCTACTAACAGCCCACACTCATCCGGGCCATTTTCAACCACGTTTAACTCGAAAGGAAAAGAACCTCATGATCGGACGAAAACGCATTCGCAGATGGGCAACCCTTGTTCTCCTTGCAGGTCTTCTCGGGGCGGCCATCAGCGGCTGTGTTCCCCTGCAAGAAACCGGAGGGCACAGCGGCGCCGCAGGCCAGCACTCCTCCCACCACTAACCCCCCACCAGCCATCGTCACCGAAGAGGCGTCTTCTAGTCATTGAGGAAGGCGCCTTTTCTTCGGCCTCAGAACCACAGCCGCACCCCGGCTATCAAGGAAAAATCTTCGACGTCTTCTCCCTCTTCGCGGGCGAGATCGGCCGTGTCGCCGAGCTTGCGGTTCCACGTGACGCCGATGTAAGGGGCAAACTCACGGCGGATTTCGTAGCGCAGGCGGGCGCCGAGACGAACGGCGTTGAACCCCTCGCCCACCCCGAATTCCTCGACCTCCTGCAGGGCGAGTGAGGTTTCGAAGCGGGGCTGAAGGACCAGCCGCTGGGTCAGCAGCAAGTCGTATTCCGCCTCCAGATCGGCCGAAAGGTCCCCTTTTTCGCTGAGACGCAGGTTGGCGTCCACCTCGAACCACTGCGGCGCCAGACCCTGGACCCCGACCACCGCATATAAGTGATCGGGGTCCGATCCTGGGCCCCAGACCCGCTGGTAACCGGCGCCGACCAGAAGATCCCAGAACGGCGCGATGAGTCGGCCGTACTGCAGGTCGAACAGCTCGAGTTCGCCGCCGGCGCCGGCGGTCAGGACCTCGCCTTCGGTCTTGATCCACAGTCGGTGGTAATCACCGCCGACCCAGGAAATCAGATCCCACCGCAGGGCATCCTGCTCATCGCTGCCCCAGTATTCGAGCTGGTCCACCAGCACCAGGCTGTGAATCCCGGAGTCTTCAATGGGATCGGGCCACCCCGGCGGAGCGCCGCTCGGCGTGGAGGTTTCTTCCCCGAGAACGGGAAGCTCGAAAGCGAGCAGAGAGACGGCGATCAGAACGGCTCGGGCCGTGATTTTCATAAGGATTCCCCCTTCCATCAGGAGACCCGCACGACGCGGAACATGCCCATGTCCATGTGATAGAGAAGATGGCAGTGGAAGGCCCAGCGCCCCGGCGCATCCACCGCAATCAGCACCGAGAGGCGCTCGGCGGGTTTGACGCTGATGGTGTGCTTGCGCGGAATGCGCCGGCCGTGGCCGTTCTCCAGCTCCATCCACATGCCGTGCAGGTGGATCGGGTGCTCCATCATGGTGTCGTTGACCATGGTGAGTCGCAGCCGCTCGCCATAGTTGAACTTGATCGGTCCCTGAACTTCTGAGAATTTCTTGCCGTCGAAGCTCCACATGTAGCGTTCCATGTTGCCGGTAAGGTGCAGCTCCATTTCGCGGTCGGCCGGCCGCTCGTCGAAGTCGTCGGCCAGGCGGCGCAGGTCGGTGTAGACCAGCACCCGGTGGCCGACCTGCTCCAGGCCGGTTCCGGGTTCGCCGAGGCGGTCGCGCTGCACCCGGGCCACCGAGGTGTTGCCGGGTCCATGGGTATCGGGGCCGTGCCGGCCGACCTCGGGTCCGGTGCACGGCGTCATCCCGGGCACGCACGCCTGTTCACCTTCACCCATCGCCATGCCGGTCATCTGCCCCGGATGATCCCCATGATCTGCAGCGCCGGAGGGCATCTTTCCGCCGCCCATCTCCATGCCCCGCATGCTCCCCATCGCGCTCATGTCCATGCCCATGTCGACCATGGTGCGCAGCGGCCGCTCGCGCAGCCCCGGGACGGGGGCCGTCATGCCTGGGCGCGGGGCCAGGGTGCCGCGACCGAAGCCGCTGCGGTCCATTGCCTCGGCGAAGAGGGTATAGGCGCGGTCTTCCCGGGGATGGACGATTACGTCGAAGGTTTCGGCGACGGCGATCTGCAGTTCGTCCGTCTCCACCGGTTGCACGTCCTGCCCGTCCGCCTGTACCACTGTCATCGGCAGCCCCGGTATCCGCACGTTGAAATAGCTCATGGTCGCGGCGTTGATCAGCCGCAGCCGCACCCGTTCGCCGGGGGCGAACAGGCCGGTCCAGTTGTCGCCGGGGGCCAGGCCGTTGACCAGATAGGTGTAGGTGTAGCCGGTGATGTCGGCGATGTCGGTGGGGCTCATCCGCATGTTCCCCCAGGCCAGCCGCTCCTTCACCGTGAGTGCCAGGCCGTCTTCGGACATGTCGCGGAAAAAGTCCCCTACGGTTCGCTGTTGAAAGTTGTAGTAGGCGCTCAGCTTTTTGAGTTTGGCGAGAACCTTGTAAGGGTTTTCGAAGGTCCAGTCGGAGAGCATCACCACGTATTCGCGGTCGTAGCGATAGGGCTCGGGCTCGGCGGGGTCGATGATCAGCGGGCCGTAGTGGCCGAGCTGCTCCTGCAGCCCGGAATGGCTGTGATACCAGTAGGTGCCGCTCTGCCGCACCGGGAAGCGGTAGGTGAAGGTCTCTCCGGCCCGTATGCCCGGGAAGCTCACCCCCGGCACGCCGTCCATCTCGAAGGGGACGAGGATGCCGTGCCAGTGGACCGAGCTGTCCTCGCCCAGTTCGTTGTGGACGCGGATCGTGGCGTC
This region includes:
- a CDS encoding HD domain-containing phosphohydrolase, which translates into the protein MSSTFFFRKLYFLPIVAGAVWFGFRGALTSAVFAIGFYALYLLFDWPRFHVERMNQIGEMASFLVIAGVGGALVELERRTKARGEAMRRNAERDRIATTVASLSETLGARDPATRDHSRRVAELASGFARFLDLSQEEIRDLYLAGILHDICKIGIRDDVLLKPSALNPEELKKVMEHPRIAEKILAPVGFSTVISYVGVHHENWDGSGYPEGLYGEAIPLPGRILAIADTYDTLRYNRPYHQGLAQNGRIMEIMWGMAGIKLDGEVLKRFWEFMDRTYPLEKS
- a CDS encoding copper resistance protein B, with the protein product MKITARAVLIAVSLLAFELPVLGEETSTPSGAPPGWPDPIEDSGIHSLVLVDQLEYWGSDEQDALRWDLISWVGGDYHRLWIKTEGEVLTAGAGGELELFDLQYGRLIAPFWDLLVGAGYQRVWGPGSDPDHLYAVVGVQGLAPQWFEVDANLRLSEKGDLSADLEAEYDLLLTQRLVLQPRFETSLALQEVEEFGVGEGFNAVRLGARLRYEIRREFAPYIGVTWNRKLGDTADLAREEGEDVEDFSLIAGVRLWF
- a CDS encoding copper resistance system multicopper oxidase; its protein translation is MNSFPTPLDSLANRRQFLRYISATGLLATLDGLLPAWAREPAGLATGPAARAPGEPIDLFLRWQDLAFGGRRGRAITLNGTVPGPLLRLREGEDATIRVHNELGEDSSVHWHGILVPFEMDGVPGVSFPGIRAGETFTYRFPVRQSGTYWYHSHSGLQEQLGHYGPLIIDPAEPEPYRYDREYVVMLSDWTFENPYKVLAKLKKLSAYYNFQQRTVGDFFRDMSEDGLALTVKERLAWGNMRMSPTDIADITGYTYTYLVNGLAPGDNWTGLFAPGERVRLRLINAATMSYFNVRIPGLPMTVVQADGQDVQPVETDELQIAVAETFDVIVHPREDRAYTLFAEAMDRSGFGRGTLAPRPGMTAPVPGLRERPLRTMVDMGMDMSAMGSMRGMEMGGGKMPSGAADHGDHPGQMTGMAMGEGEQACVPGMTPCTGPEVGRHGPDTHGPGNTSVARVQRDRLGEPGTGLEQVGHRVLVYTDLRRLADDFDERPADREMELHLTGNMERYMWSFDGKKFSEVQGPIKFNYGERLRLTMVNDTMMEHPIHLHGMWMELENGHGRRIPRKHTISVKPAERLSVLIAVDAPGRWAFHCHLLYHMDMGMFRVVRVS